One Myxococcota bacterium genomic region harbors:
- a CDS encoding M48 family metallopeptidase: MTARTLRKVTALVALAAATSACGTISVEEEKEIGAQIQAQRRKEMTFVRDPVCVNYIRQFGAQLAASARPSPFEFRFYLVEDEAINADAIPGGAVYIRTGLLLAVKNGAELAGVMSHEMGHVTARHVAKNINKAKGTSFVANVFALAVAIVTGNPYLGNLGGVGAGVAGQAFMTTFSRDAERQADALGVETMTNAGWNPEGMVTLFETLKKEYGSGGGVQFLATHPATDERIQNVRNEIKKYPGSDQLKFDDPRLPIIQERLKLILGTDREKEDKSDGSEDHDRSDDSD; encoded by the coding sequence GTGACCGCGCGAACGCTCCGCAAGGTCACGGCGCTGGTCGCGCTCGCGGCCGCCACCAGCGCCTGCGGCACCATCTCGGTGGAGGAAGAGAAGGAGATCGGCGCGCAGATCCAGGCCCAGCGGCGCAAGGAGATGACCTTCGTCCGCGACCCGGTGTGCGTGAACTACATCCGCCAGTTCGGCGCCCAGCTCGCGGCCTCGGCGCGGCCCTCGCCGTTCGAGTTCCGCTTCTATCTGGTCGAGGACGAGGCGATCAACGCCGACGCCATTCCGGGCGGCGCCGTGTACATCCGCACCGGGCTGCTCCTGGCGGTGAAGAACGGCGCCGAGCTCGCGGGCGTGATGTCGCACGAGATGGGCCATGTGACTGCGCGCCACGTGGCCAAGAACATCAACAAGGCCAAGGGCACGAGCTTCGTGGCGAACGTCTTCGCGCTCGCGGTCGCGATCGTGACCGGCAACCCCTATCTCGGGAACCTGGGCGGCGTCGGCGCGGGCGTCGCGGGTCAGGCGTTCATGACCACCTTCTCGCGCGACGCGGAGCGCCAGGCCGACGCGCTGGGAGTCGAGACCATGACCAACGCCGGCTGGAACCCCGAGGGCATGGTCACCTTGTTCGAGACGCTCAAGAAGGAGTACGGCAGCGGCGGCGGCGTGCAGTTTCTCGCCACCCATCCCGCGACCGACGAGCGCATCCAGAACGTGCGCAACGAGATCAAGAAGTACCCGGGATCGGATCAGCTGAAGTTCGACGACCCGAGGCTCCCGATCATCCAGGAGAGACTCAAGCTGATCCTCGGCACCGATCGCGAGAAGGAAGACAAGAGCGACGGCAGCGAGGACCACGATCGATCGGACGACAGCGACTAG
- a CDS encoding ATP cone domain-containing protein: MEEPVLVVVGPDGPRPFMRGILVQSLVTRGVPFDVAFQTATAVRDRIAARGKVGVDELSTLVEELLDDRYDLDALGAITPVEPPRVIEEDGSWSPFSKGILAVSLMGAGLEPTDAYDAAREIEQSLLSQGRSAIDRTELRHLVAATIERTDGPIPAAWYRLWRAARDDGKPSLVLIGGATGSGKTSLAIEVARRLELPRVIGTDSIRQIMRLMFSPDLMPEIHCSTFDAYLALPRATSLVGDPVVVGFREQAQKIAVGVHALLERAVEENTSLLIEGANLVPGMLELGRFAGRAHVTFVMTGALDPEAYRGRFSTRNMKARNRSADRYLEHFDEILAIQRYLVAEAERYGLPIVDNVQFDTAVVSVIRAVIATLEKTQAQAVEEGAE, from the coding sequence GTGGAAGAGCCAGTCCTGGTGGTCGTCGGCCCCGACGGGCCGCGGCCGTTCATGCGCGGGATCCTCGTGCAGTCACTGGTGACGCGGGGCGTTCCGTTCGATGTCGCCTTTCAGACCGCGACCGCGGTGCGCGACCGGATCGCGGCGCGCGGGAAGGTGGGGGTCGATGAGCTCTCCACCCTGGTCGAAGAGCTGCTCGACGACCGCTACGACCTCGACGCGCTCGGCGCGATCACGCCCGTCGAGCCGCCGCGCGTGATCGAGGAGGACGGCTCGTGGAGCCCGTTCTCGAAGGGCATCCTGGCGGTCTCGCTGATGGGCGCGGGCTTGGAGCCCACGGACGCCTACGACGCGGCGCGCGAGATCGAGCAGAGTCTCCTGAGTCAGGGCCGCTCGGCGATCGACCGCACGGAGCTGCGGCACCTGGTCGCCGCCACGATCGAGCGCACCGACGGCCCCATCCCGGCCGCCTGGTACCGGCTGTGGCGCGCTGCGCGCGACGACGGGAAGCCCAGCCTGGTGCTGATCGGCGGCGCCACCGGCTCCGGCAAGACGTCGCTCGCGATCGAGGTCGCGCGGCGCCTCGAGCTGCCGCGCGTGATCGGCACCGACTCGATCCGCCAGATCATGCGTCTCATGTTCTCGCCGGACCTCATGCCCGAGATCCACTGCTCCACCTTCGACGCCTACCTCGCGCTGCCGCGCGCCACCTCGCTGGTCGGCGACCCGGTCGTCGTGGGCTTCCGCGAGCAGGCACAGAAGATCGCGGTCGGCGTGCACGCACTGCTCGAGCGCGCGGTCGAGGAGAACACGAGTCTTCTCATCGAGGGCGCCAACCTGGTGCCGGGCATGCTCGAGCTGGGGCGCTTCGCCGGCCGGGCGCACGTGACGTTCGTGATGACGGGTGCGCTCGACCCCGAGGCGTACCGGGGGCGCTTCTCGACCCGCAACATGAAGGCCCGCAACCGCTCGGCGGACCGCTACCTCGAGCACTTCGACGAGATCCTGGCCATCCAGCGCTATCTCGTCGCTGAAGCCGAGCGCTACGGATTGCCGATCGTGGACAACGTACAGTTCGACACCGCGGTGGTGTCGGTGATCCGGGCCGTCATCGCGACCCTGGAGAAAACCCAGGCGCAGGCAGTCGAAGAGGGGGCCGAGTGA